The Ziziphus jujuba cultivar Dongzao chromosome 5, ASM3175591v1 genome segment TTTTCGTCAAATGATTAGTAGTGGACAATTTGATCAGGTTGGAAGTTTTTggatatgtttttttattttttattttttttttatgttagttGGTAAAAAGCTTCTTCAATATTCCCAAAGAATTTGGTTGTGGTAAGTTAGGGGATAAACGCTATTTGTGCTACTGAATTTGGGTTCTTATAATCCAGACGAATCGGTTTGCGCTACCATTGCTACATAAATTACTTAACTGGCTTTAAACTGGATTTTATAGGTTTGATGGTAATAAAATTTCTCTGAAAATTGCGGTTGAACATGTCTAATAATTGACTAGGAATTTTTGTGTCTTTTCTGCTATATTTGGCACATTATTGGATGACATTCATGCTGCCCTCTGCTTGCtctcaatatattattattgtttgaaaTGGTTGGGTATACATGTATTGAGAGCTTGGGATAGAGTTGATTATGGTGTATTACAGTCTTCTATAGTTCTTATTTCTTATTACAATCTTCTATAGAGTTGATCTGGTGTATTACAATTTTGATCCTTTATAATGTCTATGAATGAGGTATTTTGAAccttctacccaaaaaaaaaaaaaaaaaggaaaaaaaagaaaaaaagaagaagggtatTTTGAACCATTTATCAACCAAAATTGAACGGATGGATGATCTTGTTCTTCAAGTTTTCTGGCTGGTAATCCCTTCATTACATGGACTTTAAAGAGGGGAATTAGATTTCAACTGTGATTATGGTCATAGATATATGTCTTGGCGTTTTGGTGAATGgccaaaatattcaaagaaaaagtGTAGGAATTTGTTTATGTTCACATGCGCTAAATCAATAGACTTCCATTTCAAGCTGTGTGCTAACTGGTTTATGTATTCTTTATCCATGTCGAGACAATTCGATTTAATTTCTCTTTGGTAATAAAGAGGTTCTGTGTTTCAGAATGGTATCatagaaattttcttttctgcTTTTGTAGTGTTGTCCTATTCTGGcaccattttgtttatttatttgtttattttattttccttcccaGCCCGTCCCCCAATGTAAGCCTGTTTTATGTCTATTTATGCTACTTATTGTAGTAGGCTTTATTTTTCTACACTTAACATTTTAATGTATTTCGTTTTGCCATGTTAGTAgcctttttaacttcttttataTTCGTTTATTTGGATGGTGACAATAACATTTATTATAGTAATATTTGAAAAACCATCCTTGTGGCAATGTCCAACACTTTCAATCTATTGGCTAATATTGTGAAGTTCTTTCCTTTAGGTTTAGCCCTGATCCAGAAACATCTATGGGCTTAGTGCAGCATGAAGGTGGGCCCTGTGGCGTCTTAGCAGCCATTCAGGTAATTTTCTGATTTCTTAAGATTTTGGTCTCTGAGTTTCATGTAACATGCAGAGCCTGACTCTTAATTATGTTAGTTGAACTTGAATTGCCTAATATGTCATTGTACTTTATCATTCTAGGTTTGCATTTGCACTTACATCAAGTCATTATTTTGACTTCTGAGCAAGCTAATTTTATGTTACACTTCTTACTATAATTTGCTAACTGCACAAATGTGTTAGCATGAATCAATCAAACATAAACTTTAAGACCTCTACCATTATCGGAACTctcacaaaaattatttattttttatagcgatttaaacataaaaattttgaaaatttagaaattcAAAATTTGGAGATGTTAAAGGTTCTATTTTAAATCTACATAccaattttcctttattttcccAAGGCAATTAATTAGTTGAACTTCCTAGGAGCAATAGTGGCTCAAAGCCATTAACAATAATGTAGcagattttacaaaattttattatcccATTTTGTTTGAAGAGAACTAATTCTTGACCTTTTTCCATAATTCCACTTGTacacacatatatttacattttctcAAATCTTTTATAATCAGAAATATCTGTAGAAATTAgctgtgaaaatttggtatttgAACTCTACATTTGGtgttttcgtttttcttttaatgttcTGTGGTGTTTATATTGCATCCTAGGTTTCCTTATATTATTTGGTTTTGTTATCGGGcccttttatttttggtcaGTTTTAATAGTTATCTGTTGAGCAAATTAAGTTCCATTAACTTTGTGAGTGTTAGAAGAGCGTGTATATATTAGTTTCTTATTTTTGAAATGGATAAAAAAAggtttgtgaaaatatttagcACCCTAATATCAAGGGTGGTATCCACTAGTGTCTTTCATGTCTTTCTTTagttactatttatttatttatttttttccatcattCACTTCTATCCACAGTGAAACCTTACTGGCTCACCATAGTCTTAAGGACTTGTTTCAGAGTTTTAATTGTACTGGACTAGGGGGCAGCAGGATTGGCCTACAATCTAACCCAATTATATGTATTCTAACGCCACTTAATTTAGACAATTCCAGTTCCTAAATAGGCCCTAAAAGCTTATCCTTAGAGTCACTTCAAACCTACCCTTGAGTTGCCCCAACATCCATCAAAATTTGCCACTTTACTTTCTTGGTTAACATTAATACTTCCTAGGTGAAGGGCCTGGATCCTAGCTCCTTCCGCTGCCATGCACACAAACAATTGTAATTAAAGATTTGAATTTTCATCTCCTAACCAACTTAAGATCAGATTATGCTAGAATTACTGCTTATTTTGTATTGAAAACCTCTTCAGAGCCTGTGTCAGACTAACCTTGGTCTTTAAAAATATAGACCACAAAGGTGTTTGGAATGTGGAATATATGTCACTGATGATCTTTAGGGTGAATCTCATTTGTTTGACTGATAAGTTAGAAATCTTCATCTCACTGTGTATATGTTAGTATAGTATGGCAACCACTCCAAATCCTTATCTTTAGTGATTACTTTTTAATGCTATTTCACGTTTTATAAAAAGTTGTGCTGACAAAGTTCTcaactaatttttattaatgtcaTTTCATGTAATGGTCCTTTTTTCTTCCCTTCCTTACAGCGTTTGCTGATTTTGTGCAGGCTTTTGTTCTCAAATATCTCCTTTTCGTCCCTGATGAATTAGGTAAATTTGCACCAAACACGCCACAAAATTTGGGTTCAAGGAGATTGTCTAAAAGTCAATGTGTTGcatcatataatttttcttctcttaCTGAAGATGCAAAAGCAAGGTGATTAGCTTTGAATGGTAAATTatacttctattttattttaggtGATGGATACTGATTTCAAGTTATGCATTTATTGCTTCAATTTGGAGAAGAGGCTTGGGATCTTTACCACTATTGAAATTAATTCCTAGTGTAGCACCTTCCTTAATTTCTCGTTTATGCATAGTGCATCTGTCATTCTCCTATTGagtataatatgtataattgcGTTGTGGTTTGTTTATGttggaagaaaagaagaattCTTTGAGCGTTCTGTAATTCTGGCTCTCTTTGCTCTTCGTTGCCTGTACTTTAAATGCACAGGAATAGTAAGTTTCGTTTCTCACGTTTATTAAAAATGAGAAACATCATTGTATGAAGTTTTTCTTTGAATCTCTTCTTTGCAAATTGTTTTCTTTAGTGTCATAGAACTTTTTTAAAGTTCTTTTTTATTCCCCCTTATGGTTTTGTTAATATTTGAAACTCAATAAATTTCAAGACCTTACTGCTCATACAGTACTTCTCCCCATTCCCATTGTTTGCAACATGATCTTATGTCATTTTGTTATGACCCTTCTTCAGctaaatagaaatttaaacCCTTTATATGACTATGCTCAAGGTTTTTCTGTTATTACCTGTATTCGTAAGATACTtctacatatatgtgtgtgtgtgtgtgtgtgtgtgtgtgtgtgtgtccatTTTGGCAATTAGCTTAGCAAAGGTGTTTTGAGGTAGCTGTTATAAAGATTGTagaggaaatatttttatttctttctaatTTAAAGCACTTATTAAATGGAAGTAATTTTTGTTCCATGCTAGAaccttgattttttattttcatattaattaatcaatacatgTTTTTTGTCATGGAAAATGGTTTCTAAAAtctagatttattttattttatttttatcagagCCCTGATCAGAAGCATGGGTGAGATATTGTTCGTATGTGGAAGCAACAAAAGAGCTGTGATTGCAACTATAAATGTCATTGAGCATGACATCAAGGAATTTGAGGGTAGCCTGAAGGATGAGGTAGGCTGATTGGTTGATCTTGTTGCACGCATGTGGCGATTAAATGGATATTTGATTATATTgaaatttccaattttattcTTGCATTGTTTTTGTGATGTACGGTTTTGGGCATTTAATTTACTGAGTTGGTGTAAAATTTACTCAGGTCGTGGCTAAAGCACTTGAAGGTCTTTCATTCGAATCAGCTCTGGATTTGCAGAAAGTGCTGAGAGTTAGCACTTACACGGTGCAAGCAAGTGCTTTTCGGAGGCTTGAAGCAATGCTTCCACTTTTCCAAAGTCGCATGGGGGCATTGCTGTTCCTTATCTCTGCCTTACTATCTAGAGGACTGGTATGTTTGTCAGCTTGAAAGCTCGCTTGTCAATCTCACCTACCATAATTCTtttaggaatattttattattattgttattattattaatttttaaagttcaAATGGGTAACAGAGTAGAATATCACTTACCGGTGATCAATTTGATTGTGCTTATGCAATAATTTACTGGGTCGTTAGCCTAGAATTGTGTATCTtttattaattgcattttagttaaAAGCAGAATGTGTAAGAGTAGGATAGGGTAGGATTACAACCCAAAAGCAGAAATGAAACGGAATATTAATGCTGTTgaaattccaaatttatttttggagccCTGGTTTCTAATCTCTAGAGCCCTAGACAATTAAAAGGGAACTATGTATGACAGGAAGCATTACTTCTATGTTTCAGAACATAAATTACTGCGAATTCTCAAATTAATGAGGAAGTGGTGCACCATTAGATTTTGTTATTGGTATAAGCCTGAAAATCCACTATTACTAGATTTTGTTATTCCAGTGGCGTTGTACTTTGGCTATAATTAAGGTATTTGAATATCTGAATTGTAACTAAAAATGATTGCAAAACTACAATTAGAGTTTTCCCAATGTAATGTCGGAAAACAAATGTTGGATGTTTGCTTAAACAGTGTGTctacatatacacacatatgAACTCATAGTTATAAGACAGAGAAAGTCCAATTACACAATATGTAGTTTAGGACACACAcatgcacatatacatatatatatatatagagagagagagagagagaggccatTTACACAATAATGGAGTTTAGGTGTGCTAGATTCATGTTTGAGAATAGTTTCACAATATTATTGAGTTCAAAAGCATTTTATAGTGATCTGTAAGATTGAATGTATGGAATTTGAAAATAGTTTCAAGCTTCTGAAAATGAAATACACACGTCTTAAGGATGTTGGATTTTACTTGGTTTTGAAATAAAGAAATTCATGTTAGGGTTTTGAAATAGAGAAATACATGTTTGGTtgacttatttttaaaatctgaaaaacagaaaatcaattaaataataccaACCCAACAAACTAGCCATAGAAGTTAGAATATTTAAGATGGCATACAGCTGGCAGTAATTTTTTGCCTGCAGAGAAGTTCTTTCCAAAATatgattgttttaatttcatttCTATTAACATACTATGATGATGGGCCTGTTGAACCCTTGATAAGGCGCCACTTTTACTTCTATCCCCTACTCCCTCTTCATGATGCTAATGCAAtgaaattattgatatttaggaCTCAGTTCAGGCGGACAGGGATGATCCCAGTTTACCCCTCGTCACTGCTCCATTTGGGCATGCTTCACAGGTATAGTAAATAAATTATTCTCCTGACTTGTTGCTTCAGCAATTGATCTATTTGATGGTCATGCTCTACCTTGGCATTTTCGGCATTCTGAATTAAATTTCCTGCCTACATTACTATTGAACAGGAAATTGTGAACCTACTGCTCTGCGGGCAGGCAGCTCCTAATGTGTTTGATGGAAGGATGGACTTAGGTGGCGGTATGTCTGTGAAGGGCATAACCAAAACTGTGGAAGTTGGATTCCTCACACTGCTTGAATCCTTAAATTTCTGTAAAGTTGGCCAATATCTTAAATGTCCAAAATGGCCAATTTGGGTTGTTGGGAGTGAGTCCCATTATACAGTCATATTTGCTCTTGATACATCTGTTCAAGATGAGAATGAACTGGAAGAAAGGGAATCACAGATTCGGAAAGCTTTTGATGCTCAGGATCAGAGTGGAGGTGGTGGTTTCATTAGTGTGGAAGGTTTTCATCAAGTCCTCAGGGAAACGAATATAAAGCTTCCAACTGAGAGGATCGATCAACTTTGCAACACAGGTTTTATTGTATGGAGTGAGTTCTGGCAGGTTATCTTAGACTTGGACAAGAGTTTGGGAGGCCTGAAAGATTCGACTGGTTTGATGGGTAAAAAGGTGTTTGACCTTTACCATTTTAATGGGATTGCAAAATCAGATTTGAACGGGAGCCAATTAACCAGTGGTGGTGAGACTCCAGTGCAAAGGCCTAGGCTCACCAAATTGAGGGTCTCAGTTCCTCCAAGGTGGACTCCTGAAGAATTTATGGCAGATGTGGCAATGTCCTCTAGTACTGGGGGAAATGAATCCAAAGAAAAGGACAATGAAGTGGCTAAACCAGAGCCACCTCAGCATGCACCTTTGGTGGACTGCATAAGGACACGTTGGCCTCGAGCTGTTTGCAATTGGATGGGAGACCCACCTAGTATAGTCTGAAATGTTTGTTGCTTCTATTCGGGAAATTCTTTGTCGTTGTGCTCTGTTAAGGAAGCACTGAGAGCACACCTCTGGAAGCGAAGACGGATGGTGTACCAAAGAGGAAGACTTTGTGTAATTCTTGGTTCAGAATCGCACCATCAGGCACAAATTGAGATAGAGAAGTTTTAATGGATTTCATCATTCTCAAAAGTCTGCATATAGCACCACAGCCATTTGCTTCTGTATCCTGTAAGCTTCAAATTCGATTTTGATATGTCAACTACCAAAGACAAGGATTctatatatgatatttattgTCAAATTGTAAAATCCCATTTACATACAAATAACTTTGTTGTTGATTAGGGAAGTTATTAGTTATTGGAATGTGCTTTAATAATTGATCGAGTCTGTCTGGCCATTGGAATTGTTgtattggtaattttttttttcttttctgttgaaTAGGAAGGCTCATTAGGCATTTTATATGATAGTTGCTACACCCTATATCATCTTGAAGGCATCCTTTTTGTAATCACTATCATTGTCATCATTAGTATCTGTTAATGATTGCTGTAGTGGAATATCTTGAATCTCAccctttttattgttattattattaataattattattattattatttgattttcaaattaagGCAACTAATACAATGCTGGTGAGGGatagaatattattattgttattgttgttatttattttttaaaatattataagtatCCATTAAAATGGTAAATGACAACTATTACAACCATTTGTAATGGGAATGAGAAAAACTGCTTGTATAAATGAATTATTTGAAATGGATTTAAATTGttgtttctatattttattttattgataatgaTATATTGTGAGAGAAGTTAGTTCATTATTTGGTGGGTAACAATCATCTAAAAGCCGACGATTGTAGATAATTGTTGCTATCATCAGATGATTGTTGCCTATCATATGATATCCGACCTTGTTTATGTATCTGACTTTGTTTACTTATAACAGCCTTCAGTTTAAACTTGTAGCtatcttttaaatttgaagTCTGAAGTGGAAAGCCATGATTGATTATCATTCACGCATCACAAATACAACAGagaaaatcatattaaattttaatcaccaaaaaaaaaaaaaaaaaaaaaaaggttctaattaaagcaaaaacaaacAGAGGGACCAAAAACAGTCTCAAtagctgttttttattttttataattcattcattcattttgACTAGTTTTATTAGAGATAGATAGTGATCACTTGACTCCTTCAAGAGCTTTCAGTGCCTTCTACTTCAATGGCTGCCGATCTCTGAATGTGCCTATGACAAACTCTGATTCATAGGAAGCCAGAAACACCGCCGCATCATCCGCATGCTTCTCCTTCAGCACTTCTTTCAACCATGACAGCTTTTGCATGTCATTGCCGTTGGCAACATCCCAGGCGACATGTAGTTCACGTGAATCCCATCTTCGGCCCTCTTCAAGCTCACCGACCTCACCAACCCTAGCACGGCTTGCTTCGACATCAAGTAGTCCGTCCCGTCCCAGTTGAAttaccattaattttaaaagcttAAACTTTATAGAAGgtgggttttcattttttttttttatatttttctctgacAGTCCGGTACTCATAACCCCTTCACTTCCATTTTCTACATGCCGTGTGCTTCTCACATGCTGCCATTTCACATGCGTTGACGGTCGAAGATCTTGTCGAACACCGACAGATCCAGGTCCGTTACCCTTTCGGACATCTGGGTGATAATGCTGGCATTGCCATTTCAGCGGCGCTGGCACTGCCGGTGACTGGCCACCTTTTCATGGAGCTTGATTGATGGAACCTTTGTTGCCATTTTTCGAACAGGTGAGGATGGAGTGACCAGTTGTCCTGCGGAGTGGGTGTGGATGTGAGTGTGACTGTGTGAGTTGggtcttatttttatttatttttgatgaaagaGTCTTATTTCTATCATGTGCACTTGATATGGTAAAGAATTGGGATCTATAAAAGGGATATATCATAAATGTAACTTTAAAAAGAACATTGAATCAACTAgtgataataattaaataatggaTCCTACATAGACTTTATGAATTTTATGAGTTAcactttttatttgagttttatttttaagtaagataaaaaaaaaaaaaaatttaaataatgcgtTATTATTTGAAGTATATGGATTTGGCACATAGAAGTTCTCCATAAATTTGCACATGGTCCTTAACATATTAGTAATTTTAGCTCACCacttttagaatatatatatatatatatataaatgtatatatatcaataattataGATTCACCATGTGTGGTTAATGATACTGATagctttcttttatttgttgtgTCTACCAAATCCCATGCCAGCTGGTACATGTTTAGCACTGAATAATTTTCCTGGCATGAAACATCATGCTGATACCTATTTCAATGATGTGTTGGTGTTTGTGTTGAATAACACCATTTTGCAAAGGTGTACCTAGACAAAAGATTTGGTGATGAGTTCCACGATTTTCCTGTCAAATTGGTTTTCAACAAGAGATTGAAACTTGATAAAAGAAATCATAAAAGTCTGATTTCTTTTGAAATGGAAATAACCAACTAAGCCTGTTGAAATCATCAGTGAGAATAACATAATGTTGATAACTTGATTTGAAATAACTAGGGCAGATTCCCATAGATCATAATGCACTTTATCTAGAAGAGCAactg includes the following:
- the LOC107421667 gene encoding uncharacterized protein LOC107421667, with the protein product MADQEDEELQMALRMSMQSSPPEPKRSKPRDTPIGAPADESPEMKSRRLQRELRAAAAEKRMLDARKASPPSVSRSPVSVSGSGSSSASKAVRKEKESGVEEMNLGKELTESEANELFSMVFGAEVTKGILAQWSNQGIRFSPDPETSMGLVQHEGGPCGVLAAIQAFVLKYLLFVPDELGKFAPNTPQNLGSRRLSKSQCVASYNFSSLTEDAKARALIRSMGEILFVCGSNKRAVIATINVIEHDIKEFEGSLKDEVVAKALEGLSFESALDLQKVLRVSTYTVQASAFRRLEAMLPLFQSRMGALLFLISALLSRGLDSVQADRDDPSLPLVTAPFGHASQEIVNLLLCGQAAPNVFDGRMDLGGGMSVKGITKTVEVGFLTLLESLNFCKVGQYLKCPKWPIWVVGSESHYTVIFALDTSVQDENELEERESQIRKAFDAQDQSGGGGFISVEGFHQVLRETNIKLPTERIDQLCNTGFIVWSEFWQVILDLDKSLGGLKDSTGLMGKKVFDLYHFNGIAKSDLNGSQLTSGGETPVQRPRLTKLRVSVPPRWTPEEFMADVAMSSSTGGNESKEKDNEVAKPEPPQHAPLVDCIRTRWPRAVCNWMGDPPSIV